One stretch of Cervus canadensis isolate Bull #8, Minnesota chromosome 5, ASM1932006v1, whole genome shotgun sequence DNA includes these proteins:
- the B3GNT2 gene encoding N-acetyllactosaminide beta-1,3-N-acetylglucosaminyltransferase 2: MSVGRRRIKLLGILMMVNVFIYLIVEVSKSSSQEKNGKGEVIIPKERFWKISDPPRAYWNKEQEKLNRRFNPILNTLANQTGEAYGFSNISHLNYCEPDLRVMSVVSGFDSLPDRFKDFLLYLRCRNYSLLIDQPDKCAKKPFLLLAIKSLTSHFDRRQAIRESWGKETNAGNQTVVRVFLLGQTPAEDNHPDLSDMLKFESEKHQDILLWNYRDTFFNLSLKEVLFLRWVSTSCPNAEFVFKGDDDVFVNTHHLLNYLNSLSGNKAKDLFIGDVIHNAGPHRDKKLKYYIPEVVYTGVYPPYAGGGGFLYSGNLALRLYNVTDRVLLYPIDDVYTGMCLQKLGLAPERHKGFRTFDIEEKSRGNICSYVDLMLVHSRKPQEMIDIWSRLQSAHLKC; this comes from the coding sequence ATGAGTGTTGGACGTCGAAGAATAAAGTTGTTGGGAATCCTGATGATGGtaaatgtcttcatttatttgattGTGGAAGTCTCCAAAAGCAGTagccaagaaaaaaatggaaaggggGAAGTAATAATACCCAAAGAAAGGTTCTGGAAAATATCTGACCCTCCTCGGGCATATTGGAACAAGGAACAAGAAAAGCTGAACAGGAGGTTCAATCCCATTTTGAACACGTTAGCCAACCAGACGGGAGAAGCATACGGATTCTCCAATATAAGCCATCTGAATTACTGTGAACCTGACCTGAGGGTCATGTCAGTAGTTTCAGGTTTCGACAGTTTGCCAGACAGATTTAAAGATTTTCTGCTGTATTTGAGATGTCGAAATTATTCACTGCTTATAGACCAACCAGATAAGTGTGCAAAGAAGCCCTTCTTATTGCTGGCGATTAAGTCCCTAACTTCACATTTCGATAGAAGGCAAGCGATTCGGGAGTCTTGGGGCAAAGAAACCAATGCGGGGAACCAAACGGTGGTGCGAGTCTTCTTACTGGGCCAGACTCCCGCAGAGGACAACCATCCAGACCTTTCAGATATGCTGAAATTTGAGAGTGAGAAGCACCAAGACATTCTTTTGTGGAACTACAGAGATACATTCTTCAACTTGTCTCTGAAAGAAGTACTCTTTCTCAGGTGGGTGAGCACTTCCTGCCCAAATGCTGAGTTCGTGTTCAAGGGCGATGATGATGTTTTTGTGAACACCCATCACCTCCTGAATTACTTGAATAGCTTATCCGGGAACAAAGCCAAAGATTTGTTTATTGGTGATGTGATTCATAATGCTGGACCTCATCGGGATAAGAAACTGAAGTACTACATCCCGGAAGTTGTTTACACTGGCGTCTACCCGCCTTATGCAGGAGGAGGTGGATTCCTCTACTCCGGCAACCTGGCCCTGAGACTGTACAATGTAACTGACCGGGTCCTTCTCTACCCCATCGATGATGTTTATACTGGAATGTGCCTTCAGAAACTCGGCCTCGCTCCAGAGAGACACAAAGGCTTCAGGACATTTGATATAGAAGAGAAAAGCAGGGGTAACATTTGTTCCTATGTAGATTTGATGTTGGTACATAGTAGAAAACCTCAAGAGATGATTGATATTTGGTCTCGGTTGCAGAGTGCTCATTTAAAATGCTGA